In the genome of Bicyclus anynana chromosome 23, ilBicAnyn1.1, whole genome shotgun sequence, one region contains:
- the LOC112055290 gene encoding uncharacterized protein LOC112055290, translating to MSLFKTVVAAAVNNGKISSGNLRLRPLLSCAPVALAWDRGAHAQDVTKNIQYITNEKIKLNTDPKTMKLDKQLNRPTCVMINWLLARQKHVMKYANLYLEQGFDVVSVSCTPWQLMWPLKGSQLVAADLVKFLAANESEHPLVLHGFSVGGYIWGEVCAHVMDNKQLYQPVIDRVAAQVWDSAADITEITIGVPAAVFPKNKIMRKTLKAYMEYHMKTFHDAATVHYIRSSQLFHTNPCHAPALFLLSSSDPVGAERSNRSVYDSWLKMGMKCTWQCWDRSPHVQHFTKHRDEYVALVRAHLRDNVLALRERTRARA from the exons CTGCGCCTGCGTCCCCTGCTGTCGTGCGCGCCGGTCGCGCTGGCGTGGGACCGCGGCGCGCACGCGCAGGACGTCACCAAGAACATCCAGTACATCACCAACGAGAAGATCAAGCTCAACACAGACCCCAAGACCATGAA GTTAGACAAACAGCTGAACAGACCGACATGCGTGATGATCAACTGGCTGCTGGCGCGACAGAAGCACGTGATGAAGTACGCGAACCTGTACTTGGAGCAGGGCTTCGACGTGGTCTCCGTGTCGTGCACGCCGTGGCAGCTCATGTGGCCGCTGAAGGGCTCCCAG TTGGTGGCAGCGGACCTGGTGAAGTTCCTTGCAGCCAACGAGAGCGAGCATCCCTTGGTGCTGCACGGCTTCTCCGTGGGCGGCTACATCTGGGGCGAGGTGTGCGCCCATGTCATGGACAATAAACAGCT GTACCAGCCGGTGATAGACCGCGTGGCCGCCCAGGTGTGGGACTCCGCCGCCGACATCACGGAGATCACCATCGGCGTGCCGGCCGCCGTCTTCCCCAAGAACAAGATCATGAGGAAGACCCTCAAGGCATATATGGA ATACCACATGAAGACGTTCCACGACGCGGCGACCGTGCACTACATCCGGTCGTCGCAGCTGTTCCACACCAACCCGTGCCACGCGCCCGCGCTGTTCCTGCTGTCCAGCAGCGACCCGGTGGGCGCCGAGCGCAGCAACCGCAGCGTCTACGACTCCTGGCTCAAGATGGGGATGAAG TGCACATGGCAGTGCTGGGACCGCTCCCCCCACGTCCAGCACTTCACGAAGCACCGCGACGAGTACGTGGCGCTAGTACGCGCACACCTGCGCGACAACGTGCTCGCGCTGCGGGAGAGGACTCGAGCGCGCGCTTAG
- the LOC112054860 gene encoding transmembrane protein 53 codes for MSRSRTLPRLLCSRSAHTQPINKNFLYISSDKIIVETDRKTLKLTKPTNKPVCIMMGWLLATDKQVMKYANIYLEEGFDVLRVTCAPWQLLWPVKGAKVIARDLLQLMSANDSTYMVHGFSVGGYVWSEAMIHALTDKKRYQPVLDRVEAQVWDSVADITEVSVGVPLAMFPHNRLAQKITKNAILAYLKALYNVGMVHYERACETFYASPCRAPALFLLSSTDPVGNERRIRRCCDLWIQMGIECTWQCWPRSPHVRHYLKHPQEYEALIRAHIRKNMSSLRSKSEPCGDECEKLKLSALN; via the exons ATGTCGCGCTCACGCACACTGCCAAGGCTGCTGTGTTCTCGCAGCGCACACACACAACCAATCAATAAGAATTTTCTCTATATTTCTAGCGATAAAATAATTGTCGAAACAGACAGAAAAACTTTGAA GCTAACGAAGCCAACGAACAAGCCTGTATGCATCATGATGGGCTGGCTGCTGGCGACGGACAAGCAGGTGATGAAGTACGCCAACATCTACCTCGAGGAAGGCTTTGACGTGTTACGAGTTACTTGCGCGCCGTGGCAGCTTCTGTGGCCGGTGAAAGGAGCTAAG GTGATCGCTCGAGATCTGCTGCAGCTGATGTCTGCCAATGACTCCACGTACATGGTGCACGGGTTCTCAGTAGGTGGTTACGTATGGTCCGAAGCCATGATCCACGCCTTGACTGACAAAAAGAG GTACCAGCCGGTGTTAGACCGCGTGGAGGCCCAGGTGTGGGACTCCGTGGCTGACATCACCGAGGTATCCGTGGGCGTGCCTCTCGCTATGTTTCCTCACAACAGACTCGCGCAGAAGATAACAAAGAATGCCATACT TGCGTATCTCAAAGCGTTATACAACGTGGGCATGGTGCACTATGAGCGAGCGTGCGAGACGTTCTACGCGTCGCCGTGCCGCGCGCCGGCGCTGTTCCTGCTGTCCAGCACCGACCCCGTGGGGAACGAGCGCAGGATACGCCGCTGCTGCGACTTATGGATACAGATGGGCATCGAG TGCACGTGGCAGTGCTGGCCGCGCTCCCCACACGTGCGGCATTACCTGAAGCATCCTCAGGAGTATGAAGCATTGATTCGTGCTCACATCAGGAAGAACATGTCTTCGCTGCGATCGAAAAGTGAGCCTTGTGGAGATGAATGCGAGAAATTGAAGCTTTCTGCTCTAAACTAA
- the LOC112054861 gene encoding RNA-binding protein 28 has product MSEAENVDTETNSKYKDGVNKNARLIIKNVSFKATENSLKEHFSQYGKVEEINLLKKPDGKLVGSAFVHYTQVPMAQKALVATNKKPFLGRPIFVSWAVPKHKYNEEENKKGKPTRYFNYDLTDDSKPDIKTEDETEDKKNIKEDKNQIRLNRRARLIIRNISFKATEETLKQHFEPYGVVQEVSLLKKPDGKMVGCGFVLFKNVQMAKEALSNTNMKPFLGRPISVDWAVPKNQYMQHVVNKQIELEDSIKKEESDSDDDTPMNVSTDDVKDEIKSESGDSSDGEDASDSEEDKVKSEDDDDNDEEDSAGDESDEEDEDEDDDKEAGDPEDDDGKSVTSTQPDFKRVKLNDAEDGCTVFLTNIPFSVNNEQLQAFAETTGPVKYALICVDKLTEHSKGSGFVKFVNKDDAESFLSLPAEQLRLEGQVLQVKPALKRENLQKGDKKQPKDNRNLYLVKEGVIVAGTKAALGVSASDMSKRLTLERSKTQMLKNLNRFVSRYRIVVSNLPPHYDDSALRRVCAREAGERAVVTECRVMRDLRAPLARDGKHPSKGYGFVMFTRHEDALLCLRKLNNNPDIFDKNNRPIVSFSIEDRTALNARKKRLEKSIANNPLASQGKEQENPRKNRKRKHNSAPDESYMKKGRFDKAKQDNKNKQNGFGNKNNEQYELRKNRQNKFGKRNNQNNDNSVGKFVRRPIDDVEYAGLTAKEGSQHKMRSNHKLKTQADVHRQNVKQEKKMNKKSQRLKMAARERIKQPKQKINKNKIGKRNKKRKFNEKLM; this is encoded by the exons atgtctgaAGCGGAAAATGTGGATACCGAAACGAACTCCAAATACAAAGATGGTGTCAACAAAAATGCcagattaattataaaaaacgtATCATTCAAAGCTACTGAAAATAGTCTGAAAGAGCATTTTTCTCAATATGGCAAAGTGGAAGAGATTAATTTGTTAAAGAAACCGGACGGAAAGCTTGTAGGCTCAGCATTTGTGCATTATACTCAAGTTCCCATGGCTCAAAAAGCTCTGGTTGCCACAAATAAGAAACCATTCTTAg gtcGCCCTATATTTGTTTCTTGGGCTGTGCCTAAACATAAATACAATGaggaagaaaataaaaagggaaaaccCACAAGATATTTCAACTATGATCTGACTGATGACTCTAAACCTGACATCAAAA CTGAAGATGAGACAGAAGATAAAAAGAACATTAAAGAAGACAAAAACCAGATCAGATTAAACAGGAGAGCTCGCCTCATAATACGTAACATATCATTCAAAGCCACAGAAGAAACATTGAAACAGCATTTCGAGCCATACGGAGTTGTGCAAGAGGTCAGTTTGCTGAAGAAACCTGATGGAAAGATGGTTGGCTGTGGGTTTGTGCTGTTCAAGAATGTGCAAATGGCTAAAGAGGCGTTGTCTAATACTAACATGAAACCAtttttag GCCGACCAATATCAGTGGATTGGGCGGTCCCAAAGAATCAGTACATGCAGCATGtggtaaacaaacaaatagagTTGGAGGATAGCATTAAGAAGGAAGAGTCTGACAGtgatgatgacactcccatgaatGTGTCCACAGATGATGTTAAAGATGAGATTAAGA GTGAATCTGGAGATAGTAGTGATGGTGAGGATGCGAGTGATTCTGAAGAAGACAAAGTAAAATCTGAggatgacgatgataatgatgaagaggATAGTGCTGGTGATGAGAGTGATGAGGAGGATGAGGATGAGGATGATGATAAGGAGGCAGGGGATCCAGAAGATGACGACGGGAAGAGTGTTACCAGCACACAGCCAGATTTTAAACG GGTAAAGCTAAACGATGCTGAAGACGGCTGCACAGTGTTCCTGACGAACATACCCTTCTCAGTCAACAACGAGCAGTTGCAAGCGTTCGCAGAGACCACCGGCCCCGTCAAGTACGCTCTCATCTGTGTGGACAAACTCACTGAACACTCCAAAGGGTCTGGATTCGTTAAATTTGtt AACAAAGATGACGCGGAGAGTTTCCTGTCCCTCCCGGCGGAGCAGTTGCGTCTGGAAGGCCAGGTGCTGCAGGTCAAGCCGGCTCTGAAGAGGGAGAACCTGCAGAAGGGGGACAAGAAGCAGCCCAAGGACAACCGGAACCTGTACCTTGTTAAGGAGGGAG TGATCGTGGCGGGCACGAAGGCGGCGCTGGGCGTGTCTGCCTCCGACATGTCCAAACGTCTCACGCTGGAGCGAAGCAAGACCCAGATGCTCAAGAACTTGAACAG ATTCGTATCCCGCTACCGCATAGTAGTGTCGAACCTGCCGCCTCACTACGACGACAGCGCGCTGCGCAGAGTGTGCGCGCGCGAGGCGGGCGAGCGCGCCGTCGTCACCGAGTGCCGCGTCATGAGGGACCTGCGCGCGCCGCTGGCCAGGGACGGGAAGCATCC GTCAAAGGGTTACGGCTTCGTCATGTTCACTCGCCACGAAGATGCTCTGCTGTGTCTGAGGAAACTGAACAACAATCCCGATATATTCgacaaaaataat AGACCCATCGTATCTTTCTCAATCGAAGACCGAACAGCCCTGAACGCAAGAAAGAAGAGATTAGAGAAGTCAATAGCAAATAATCCGTTAGCAAGTCAAGGCAAAGAACAAGAGAATCCaagaaaaaatagaaaaagaaaacacaATTCCGCGCCAGACGAGAGTTACATGAAAAAAGGACGATTCGATAAAGCCAAACAAGACAACAAGAATAAGCAAAATGGATTTGGAAACAAAAATAACGAGCAATATGAGTTAAGAAAGAATAGACAAAATAAATTTGGGAAGAGAAATAACCAAAACAATGACAACAGCGTTGGAAAGTTTGTCAGAAGGCCAATAGACGATGTAGAGTATGCAGGTTTAACAGCCAAAGAGGGTAGTCAACATAAAATGCGAAGTAACCATAAACTGAAAACCCAAGCCGATGTCCATAGACAAAATGTTAAACAAGAGAAGAAAATGAACAAGAAGAGCCAAAGACTAAAGATGGCTGCCCGCGAGAGAATAAAACAGCCTAAGCAGAAgattaataagaataaaatcGGTAAACGTAACAAGAAAAGGAAGttcaatgaaaaattaatgtaa
- the LOC112054862 gene encoding protein arginine methyltransferase NDUFAF7 homolog, mitochondrial: MNTRNLFRVFNRPVILNCICKRDKGYKIVQRPDPKTLKMPNLADAPSIMTIIKEKQRLNGPLTVAEYMHIVITNPTEGYYEKKDVIGETGDFITSPEISQLFGEILAVWFYAETQKMSPGKPLQIVELGPGKATLLIDILRVLNRYGYKAPDLTLHLVEISTAMQVAQANRLCVSHRETDLESPHNREGETVSGIKVYWYNDLKKVPNNFSWYIAHEFFDVLPIHKFEKTEEGWREVLIDLDENDKLRYRISANETQATRVLVRPPLDAGDRKALEISPRSLGIARQLANRVDQFGGIALIADYGHTGEKEDTFRAFHKHKIVDPLENPGMADLTADVDFSQLRLAASMTPGDENYALVVGPVAQMEFLQRMQANARLQVLVDNAKTENDKEKIEAAYDMLVNPTKMGERFKFMAFYPSGMAQILEKYPPLGFSTPK, encoded by the exons ATGAATACTCGCAATTTATTTCGTGTTTTCAATAGACcggtaattttaaattgtatctgTAAAAGAGATAAAGGATACAAAATCGTACAACGTCCAGATCCGAAGACATTGAAAATGCCTAACCTAGCTGATGCGCCTAGTATTATGACGATAATTAAAGAGAAACAGCGGTTGAACGGCCCTTTAACTGTCGCTGAATACATGCACATAGTGATCACTAATCCCACGgaag GTTACTACGAGAAAAAGGATGTCATTGGTGAAACTGGAGACTTTATAACATCTCCTGAAATCAGTCAGTTGTTTGGGGAAATATTGGCTGTTTGGTTTTATGCTGAAACACAGAAGATGAGTCCAGGCAAGCCTTTGCAGATTGTTGAATTGGGTCCAGGAAAAGCTACtcttttaattgacattttgaGG GTGCTTAACCGTTATGGCTACAAAGCGCCAGACCTGACACTACATCTTGTAGAAATATCAACAGCAATGCAAGTTGCACAAGCAAATAGACTTTGTGTATCACACAGAGAGACAGATTTGGAGAGTCCTCATAATCGGGAG GGTGAAACCGTGAGTGGTATTAAAGTATACTGGTATAATGACCTGAAGAAAGTACCAAACAACTTTTCTTGGTACATTGCCCATGAATTTTTTGATGTGTTACCAATTCATAAGTTTGAA AAAACAGAAGAAGGCTGGCGTGAAGTACTTATAGACCTTGACGAGAATGACAAATTACGCTATAGAATATCAGCAAACGAAACACAAGCAACAAGAGTTCTAGTGAGACCTCCTCTTGATGCAGGAGACCGGAAGGCACTTGAGATAAGTCCAAGGAGTCTTGGTATTGCTAGACAACTAGCAAATAGAGTCGATCAATTTGGTGGGATAGCATTGATTGCTGATTATGGCCACACTGGGGAAAAGGAGGATACTTTTAGG GCATTTCACAAGCACAAAATTGTGGACCCATTGGAGAACCCAGGTATGGCAGATCTGACAGCAGATGTGGATTTTAGTCAACTAAGGTTAGCTGCGTCTATGACACCTGGGGATGAGAACTATGCGCTAGTTGTTGGACCAGTTGCGCAGATGGAGTTTTTACAACGAATGCAGGCAAACGCTAGACTACAA GTGTTAGTTGATAATGCCAAGACAGAAAATGATAAAGAAAAAATTGAAGCTGCGTACGATATGCTGGTAAACCCAACGAAAATGGGTGAAAGATTTAAATTTATGGCCTTTTATCCTTCAGGAATGGCgcaaatattagaaaaatacCCTCCATTGGGGTTTTCTACTCctaaataa